Proteins from one Malaya genurostris strain Urasoe2022 chromosome 2, Malgen_1.1, whole genome shotgun sequence genomic window:
- the LOC131429091 gene encoding uncharacterized protein LOC131429091 produces the protein MEVIEIEVEKEVTNPFVKSGLVRTPPPQTQQVQKQHTNEQQGQQQYSAWTKPPKPPRVEAAKKLVDELHEYVDKRSNVHKDIKALVIKLQGALGSAVKEWKSVVQRAEAGEKELLAAKTALEARRAAQMQRAEADTAKREVNTASSVPPGMQSTPFFTPKRPRASPGDARPGGPKRHKDARVTGAKLPPEATDAVNSRTEWQVVGKKKEKASKKNPPKKRNVVRTRNKSEALIVKASDDSYAEVLRAMRMNPDLKELGEDVQKVRRTRNGEMLLELKRNPKAGSISYKELTEKALGNKVEVRALCPEATLRCKDLDEITTEEDVKSALKEQCELGEVQMTIRIRNGPDGTKVASIKLPVDAANKALKVEKICVGWSVCPLSVSQLPDVCFKCLGFGHFARNCQGPDRSKLCRRCGEEGHKAKDCTKPPKCLICAATEDNKHPTGGSRCPAFKRASATKSQWRCDVAIISEPYQIPPGDGNWTSDGAKTAAIWAVGKYPIQEVVHCADEGFVIAKINGVFICSCYAPPRWTIEQFNRMLDKLTEELTDRRPVVVAGDFNAWAVEWGSRLTNPRGSSLLEALAKLNVDLANDGTTTTYRKDGRESIIDVTFCSPGMIGSMDWRMCEEYTHSDHQAIRYCVGRNSQVESSRTQFGERKWKTANFNKDVFVEALRLERNTINLSAEELTATLSRACDATMPRMGKPRNGRRPAYWWNSTIADLRARCLHARRRMQRARNSGEREERRLPYRIARATLTKAIRLSKKECLEELNNNANENPWGNAYKMAMAKMKGPAVPPDRCPERMKTIIETLFPKHEPTIWPPVLYDVQDVRGDEIRVSNEELLAVAKALPVKKAPGPDGIPNVALKAAILENPDMFRTTFQKCMEDGSFPDIWKRQKLVLLPKPGKPPGDPSAYRPICLLDTVGKLLERQEEVTGERVIIDRTIRSSSVVDGIDNSKEPSPVEPHFQTDGNARDKFVPNNIDRRCARDSRNDPHLSATGRG, from the exons ATGGAAGTAATTGAAATCGAAGTTGAGAAAGAAGTGACAAATCCGTTTGTCAAGAGTGGCTTGGTGAGGACACCGCCGCCGCAAACCCAGCAGGTGCAAAAGCAGCACACGAACGAGCAGCAGGGTCAGCAGCAGTATAGCGCGTGGACGAAACCACCAAAACCACCGAGGGTAGAGGCAGCGAAAAAGTTGGTGGACGAGCTGCACGAGTATGTGGATAAGAGAAGCAACGTGCACAAAGACATCAAGGCGTTGGTGATTAAGCTCCAAGGCGCTCTTGGTTCAGCTGTCAAGGAGTGGAAAAGCGTAGTGCAGAGAGCAGAAGCTGGGGAGAAGGAGTTGTTAGCGGCGAAAACTGCCTTAGAGGCACGTCGCGCAGCGCAAATGCAAAGGGCTGAAGCCGACACAGCTAAGAGGGAAGTCAACACGGCGAGTAGTGTCCCCCCTGGGATGCAGTCCACGCCCTTCTTCACACCAAAGAGGCCAAGGGCATCGCCAGGAGATGCTAGACCAGGTGGTCCCAAGAGACACAAGGATGCCCGTGTCACTGGAGCTAAACTACCACCAGAAGCAACCGACGCGGTAAACAGCCGCACTGAATGGCAGGTCGTCGGCAAAAAAAAGGAGAAAGCGAGCAAGAAAAACCCGCCCAAAAAACGTAATGTCGTCAGGACGAGGAATAAGAGCGAGGCTCTCATCGTCAAAGCGAGCGACGACTCGTACGCCGAAGTCCTACGCGCTATGCGGATGAACCCGGATCTTAAGGAGCTAGGGGAAGACGTGCAAAAGGTTAGGCGCACTCGTAATGGTGAGATGCTCCTCGAGCTGAAAAGAAACCCCAAAGCAGGCAGCATCTCGTACAAGGAGCTTACCGAGAAAGCCCTCGGAAACAAGGTGGAAGTAAGAGCCTTGTGCCCGGAAGCGACTCTCCGGTGTAAAGATCTGGACGAGATTACTACGGAGGAGGATGTAAAATCAGCCCTGAAGGAGCAATGCGAGCTAGGAGAGGTCCAGATGACCATCCGTATCAGGAATGGACCTGACGGCACCAAGGTAGCCTCAATTAAGCTGCCAGTAGATGCAGCTAATAAAGCGTTGAAAGTGGAGAAAATATGTGTGGGTTGGTCTGTGTGCCCACTGAGCGTTTCCCAGCTACCGGACGTGTGCTTCAAGTGTCTGGGTTTTGGTCACTTCGCACGGAACTGTCAAGGGCCGGATAGGAGCAAACTATGCAGAAGGTGTGGCGAGGAAGGTCACAAGGCAAAAGATTGCACGAAGCCTCCGAAATGCCTAATTTGCGCTGCCACGGAGGATAACAAACATCCTACAGGCGGTAGCAGATGCCCAGCCTTCAAACGAGCGAGTGCAACGAAGTCCCAGTGGAG ATGCGATGTTGCGATAATTTCGGAGCCATACCAAATTCCACCCGGAGATGGAAACTGGACATCAGACGGAGCCAAAACAGCAGCGATATGGGCAGTGGGAAAATACCCCATTCAAGAAGTGGTGCACTGCGCAGATGAAGGGTTTGTTATAGCCAAAATCAACGGAGTCTTCATCTGTAGTTGTTATGCACCTCCACGTTGGACGATCGAGCAGTTCAACCGGATGTTGGACAAACTAACGGAAGAGCTAACCGACCGAAGACCAGTAGTAGTAGCTGgtgacttcaatgcctgggcggtCGAATGGGGCAGCCGCCTCACGAACCCAAGGGGAAGCAGTCTTCTGGAGGCCCTAGCTAAGCTGAACGTAGATCTTGCCAATGACGGTACCACCACCACCTACCGTAAGGATGGTCGAGAGTCCATCATAGATGTCACTTTCTGCAGCCCGGGAATGATAGGGAGCATGGACTGGAGAATGTGCGAAGAATACACCCACAGCGATCATCAAGCGATCCGGTATTGTGTTGGGCGCAACTCGCAGGTGGAATCAAGCAGAACGCAGTTTGGTGAGCGAAAGTGGAAAACAGCGAACTTTAACAAGGACGTATTTGTGGAAGCACTGAGGCTCGAGCGCAACACAATAAACCTCAGCGCGGAAGAGCTGACTGCAACACTATCACGTGCGTGTGATGCAACCATGCCTAGAATGGGAAAACCCAGAAATGGGCGACGTCCGGCGTACTGGTGGAATTCGACGATCGCTGACCTGCGGGCACGTTGTCTACATGCCAGGAGAAGGATGCAGAGAGCTAGAAACAGCGGCGAAAGGGAGGAAAGAAGGTTGCCCTATAGAATAGCAAGAGCCACACTCACCAAGGCAATCAGGCTCAGCAAGAAAGAGTGTTTAGAAGAGCTGAACAACAACGCCAACGAGAATCCATGGGGTAATGCCTATAAGATGGCCATGGCAAAGATGAAAGGTCCAGCAGTTCCACCGGATAGGTGCCCGGAAAGGATGAAAACTATCATCGAGACCCTGTTCCCGAAGCATGAGCCTACGATATGGCCGCCAGTACTGTACGACGTACAGGATGTCCGCGGCGACGAAATCCGAGTATCAAACGAGGAGCTGCTTGCTGTAGCGAAAGCCTTACCGGTGAAGAAGGCTCCAGGCCCGGACGGAATTCCAAATGTGGCCCTTAAAGCTGCGATTCTGGAGAATCCAGACATGTTCAGGACTACATTCCAAAAATGCATGGAGGATGGTAGTTTCCCTGACATTTGGAAGCGGCAGAAGCTGGTGCTGCTACCAAAGCCAGGCAAACCACCTGGCGATCCGTCAGCATATAGGCCTATATGCTTGCTGGACACAGTCGGAAAACTGCTGGAGAGA CAAGAGGAGGTTACTGGCGAGCGTGTCATCATCGATCGTACGATACGCAGCTCCAGCGTGGTCGACGGCATTGACAACAGCAAGGAACCGAGCCCAGTTGAACCGCACTTTCAGACTGATGGCAATGCGCGTGACAAGTTCGTACCGAACAATATCGACAGACGCTGTGCACGTGATAGCCGGAATGATCCCCATCTGTCTGCTACTGGAAGAGGATAG